The genomic window ACGCCCTGCCCTCCCGTGGCAGCCCCCATATGACTCTTGGCTCTGCCCAGGCCCAGCTCCTTCCACAGTCTTCTGAAGCCTCCCTAGATGATAGTATGCTTgaatgggtttctttttttttttttagagagagtcttgttctgtcgcccaggctgcaggctggagtgcagtggcgcgatctcagctcactgcaacctcccaggcttgagcaattctcctgcctcagcctctcgagtagctggaattacaggcatgtgccgccatgcccagctaatttttgtatttttggtagagacggggttttgccatgttggccaggctggtctcaaactcctggcctcaagtgatcctcccaccttggcctcccaaggagctgggattacaggcgtgagcaaccacgccAGCCTTGGCTAGATTTCTGAGCACCAGTCCCCAGTCGGAGTGCCCAGGTCCAAGCCTGCTCAATCCCCAACACCCCACCTTCTCCAGATGTCACAGACACGAGCTCAGGAAGCCATTGCCCTAACGCACCCAGGGGAGCCACAGAGTCACACGGGACCAGGTGCACACGGACAAACGTGGCTCCACGCTGACCCTTACAGTGTCTGGGGGTGCCACACCCAAGGGCTAGACTCTCACCACATACCCCCAACCACGTGCCCGCCTGGAGGCTGCTCCCCCAGTGTGTCGGCACCATCACCGCAGTGGGGGTCAACCTCAAAGGCGCTACACCCCACAATCTCCAGGCCGGGGCCTTCCCCGGCCGCGACAGGGGCTCAGACCACTTCTCTGCAGGCCGGGACCTTCCCCGACCACCACAGGGGCCCTCAGGAGCTCAGACCACTTCTCTCCAGGCAGGACCGGGTGCACTCAGAGTGGTACGGCGGGAGACCAGACCAATTCTTTCAGGCCGCTCAAAACACTCGCACAGCACCATGTGACACTCAGAAAGGGCAGGGCAGGCAGacctgcagccccagccagcTGAGCACAGAAGGGccctggaggaggcagaggccTGGGGGTGCCCAGCACAGCACAAGTGAGGGCTTCACCCCTGCCTAAGGGCTCAGCAGCTGccgcccctcctccctcaggagGGACGCAGCTGGGTCCATACCAAGAGACACACAGAAGAGGCCACAGCGCCTGCCTAGCAGCACATCCCACACCCAGACTGCAGGGCGCAGCACCCGGGCCCTCTCCTCTACCCGCCAGCCCACCACCACCGTCTGCCAGGCAGTGCCCGCCCAGCCAGGGCCTCTAACAGCATAAGGCAGGGAAGGTGCCCATGGCTCCTAACAGGCCAGCAGATCCAGTGCAGGCATGCCCAGCCCCAGTACCCAGCGCCCCTGCTCCCAGCATACCTTCCTTGGTGGTGAGGTGGGCCCGGCTCGGAGGCAGGCGGCACAGTCGGTGCGTGGTGACCTGTACCAGGCCCTTGTTGGGGGTCTTCTTCAGGACAGGGCTGCTCTTCCCCCGGAGGGCCTGTCTCCGccggaggctgagatggctctTGGCGGTGGTGGCAGGTGCGGGGCTGCCTTTCTTGTCTCCAGGAAGGCTGTGGAGACAAAATACAGGCAGCTCTCAACAAGCCCTGGGGGTTCTGCCCACCTACCCTTCCTCACCAGGACCCGAGGAGCATGGGAGCAGCTCCTGAAGGCCAGGACCCGGCCACATCGGGTCCTTTCCGGACCCTGCCTCCCTCAACCCATGGCAGCTCTGCCCACCCtccacagccaggctgaggcgGCAGGCTTGGATCCACAATCCCAGATGACCCCAGAACTAGGGCAGGCTACCATGCTCCCAGGGAGAACAGACGGGCCTCAGCactctgtccccacacacacGTCCACCCCTTCCCCATCTACCCAGGCCAGAGGAGTCCCTGCATGGGGCAAAGGGAAGGGCCAGCATCCCTGAGGAGAGCGGCCACCAGCCCCACGTGGCTTTCCGAGCCCCTCAGTAAGGGGGCAGCTTCTCCGCACTCCCTCTCCACACTTCCTGGACAGAGGGAGCTGCCAGCATGGTTTAGAGCAGAGCTGCCACCAAGAAACAGCCAGGAGTGGGAGCCAGGTGCCCATGTGCCTCAAGACAGCACCTGTCTCGGGGAGCAGGGCCAGAAAGAATGAGCTACACGAGCCAGCGACCTAGACCAGACAGCAGGGGTGTGCAGCAAGGAGGTGCCTTCCAAGACAGTGCGCGCCACTGTGTCTGATGACGAAGGCAGGACCTCCACCCTCTGCCCAGCAGGTGCAGCTGCCACCTTAGCTGCCAACCTGATGGAGTCCCTGAGCCCAGACCAAGCACTGCGCCATGACACCATCTCTCAGTCTCATCACAAGTCCACAAAGGTGGAGGCCGGGAGAGAAGTGTGCCAAGCAAGTGAGTGACTCCGCCTGGCTGCCTAGCCAAGGGGGCCGGGACCTAACACCAATCTGGTCGCCCTGGGACCAGAGGCCAACCGCAGCCTCAGCACTCCGCGAGGCAGGCCACAGAGCCCAAAGCCAGGAACGCCCAAGGAGGCTCCCGCCTACCAGCAGCTCCTGGCCCCCGCCCATCAGCCCAGCAGGAGCAGTCCTCAGCCTGGGGGCCAGCAAAGGCCAGGTCTCAAGCCCTAGCCCTAGACACAGGGCAGGAAGGAAACACCAGACACCCCTGGCAGGGCCCAGAGCCCTGGTCCACCTCCCAGCACAGACCTGTGGCTGGCAGCTCCAGGCCAGGGGCAGACACCTGCTCTCACTGTCTCACCATCCCCCTGGGGACACATGGACCCTGGGCTGGTCCCTGGGAGCTACTCcccctgcgcctggcctggcCCAAAGCCTTCCCTCTGTGAACCCTGTGCAACTGGAATGGAAGCTGCTGTCTCTCACCAGCGGGAGAAAGCATGGGCTTGCCAGCAGCATGAGGGATGGGAAACCTGCCCCCtcactctgtgccccaggctagCCCAAACCACCACAGCAGCACTTCCTGCCTCATTTCTTGCTGGAAACGTGAACCCAACTGCAGGCAAAGCTCCGAGCTCAGAAGATCCATCGGGGTGCCAAACAAACCCTCCTCACAGCCCCTCACACTCCACCGCAGCCGGCCGAGATGCCCACCTTGTACTGCCCCGCCTCCGGATGATCTTGGTGCGGCTCTTCACTTTGTAAGCCGAAAGTGGGGTCTCCCCAGAGACGGGCTTCAAGCCACTGAGTCCTACGGCTGGCCTGTCCCCCGGCGGGGACCTAGACAGGACTGGGGAGAGCTGGGAGGCATGGTCCTTGCTGCCGGCCTCTGACTGCCAacggaaggaggaagaggaggaggcagaggggctGGAGGCCTTCCACTTGTACTTGCTGGGGGCAGACCCTGGCTTGGAGGACGTGGCTGGCTTCCTGGGCTTGGGCTCTGGGTCAGCTATGAGCTGCGGCTTCTCCACCTTGTTTGCCGTGCCAGCAGGGACCTTGCACACATTCTCTGCAGCCACTCTGGGACTGAGGGCCCTCCGAGCAGCCCGGGGACTCTTCGCGGAGGCAGCCACCCATTTGTAGTTGTTTTTCCGGAACTTGTTAGTTCGACAGGTCACAACCAGCGAGGCCTCCCGGGCCTGCCTGGGTCCTGAGGCCAGTCTGGCTGGGCCCACCACTGAGCCTGACGGAACTGGCTGATCTGCGTGGCCAGCATCTACTCTCCTGTCCCCAAGGAGCTGTGGAGCACAGCTGGCCACGGAATGAGAACCCAGCTTCCGGCCGGGGGCCACGCCAGCGCGTGGGGGCAGAGCGGAGGATGGGAAGCTCGCCTTGATGGCAATCACGCTCTCGCTGACTGTCCGGCGGGGCTCCCGGGGGCTGTCGCCCACACTGCCCACTGATTTCACCACCCTGGGCTTACCGGCCTCCTTCTGGCAGACCAGAAGAGGATCTTCCACATTGCAGGTCCCCCTGATTCTTGCTGGTCTCGAGGGCTGCAGCTGTCCCCGAGGGGGCTCACCTTCACCTTCCCGGGGCCTTTGGTCACTCCAGGGGGTGTCCTCATATTCTTCCAAAGAGCCCCGCTGGGCCCCTGAAGCACTGGCAGAGCCAGACTTTGATGGTGGTTTAACTTTGATGACCACGTTCTGACCTTGACTGAGCTGGACCTGTCTCCCAAGGATGTGCTGCTGCGGGACAGGAGCCTGGCCCCCCCGGGCCCCGTGCAACGGCCGCACAGCAGGGTCGGCAGGTGGGTCTGAGGGTCCCGGGGGCCGATTCACGAGGGAGTATTTCTTGCGCCACGAAGGCCCATGGTGTGAGGAGTAGCCCCTCCGGCTTGGACGAGGGTAGCGGGCACTGAAAGCCCTGCCACTGTGGTAAGTGGGTGGCTGCCACCCAGAAGCTGTTGGGGTACCAGGGGCTGGGGCATTGCCATGGAGGGTTTTGTAGTCATCAATTAGACCTGAGAAGACAGAACCACAGGCTCAGTTAGCCAGAGGGTAACCGTAACAATCATGACTACCCTGGAAGGGCATCAGCTGGCAAGATACCCCCAGATCTCATCTCACTTCTGAGCCCCTGCTGGTTTCAGGAGGCACAGCCCCCAGCACCTGGGACTCACTGACAACTCAGTCCGCGTCACCTGGGCCTGTCACTTCTATGAGCCTTTTCTCCAACAGCTCCACTTCAATCCTACTTCCACCTGCTTAACACAAAAATGAACCATGTGGTACAACCCTTATTTGCTGGTCTACTGAGTCCACAGTCCTTTGATGAGAAGTATCACTCAGTCTGAAGAGAATCGCAACGATCCCCTCTGCACTGTTTGAATCAGAGGGGACAAGTCGGCCGCGCAGGCCCTCTGGCTTGCCTACAGATGGAAAGGAGTCACTCCACTAAGGGTAACAGAACTGACACTCCTGAGGACGCCATGCCTGACAACAGGAAAAAAGAATACTAGGAGCAGAGACCATTGCCCTGCCAGACGTCACAGTCTTCCCTGCAGAAGAGGAGAGAGCAATGGGCTAGAGTCCTACTGCAGTAAACTGACACAATCACAGGACTTTCCAAATAAGTCCCTGGATAGCTATCCCGGTGCAGGAGGGCCAGGAACACAAGCAAGGGCAGCAGCAGCCAGGA from Macaca mulatta isolate MMU2019108-1 chromosome 8, T2T-MMU8v2.0, whole genome shotgun sequence includes these protein-coding regions:
- the ZC3H3 gene encoding zinc finger CCCH domain-containing protein 3 isoform X2, which codes for MEEKEILRRQIRLLQGLIDDYKTLHGNAPAPGTPTASGWQPPTYHSGRAFSARYPRPSRRGYSSHHGPSWRKKYSLVNRPPGPSDPPADPAVRPLHGARGGQAPVPQQHILGRQVQLSQGQNVVIKVKPPSKSGSASASGAQRGSLEEYEDTPWSDQRPREGEGEPPRGQLQPSRPARIRGTCNVEDPLLVCQKEAGKPRVVKSVGSVGDSPREPRRTVSESVIAIKASFPSSALPPRAGVAPGRKLGSHSVASCAPQLLGDRRVDAGHADQPVPSGSVVGPARLASGPRQAREASLVVTCRTNKFRKNNYKWVAASAKSPRAARRALSPRVAAENVCKVPAGTANKVEKPQLIADPEPKPRKPATSSKPGSAPSKYKWKASSPSASSSSSFRWQSEAGSKDHASQLSPVLSRSPPGDRPAVGLSGLKPVSGETPLSAYKVKSRTKIIRRRGSTRWASRPAALPVFCLHSLPGDKKGSPAPATTAKSHLSLRRRQALRGKSSPVLKKTPNKGLVQVTTHRLCRLPPSRAHLTTKEASSLRAVQMPPTSKVIKTRYRIVKKTPASPLSAPPFPLSLPSWRARRLSLSRSLVLNRLRPVASGGGKAQPGSPRWRSKGYRCIGGVLYKVSANKLSKTSGQPGDAGSKPLLRTGRLDPAGSCSRSLASRAVQRSLAIIRQARQRREKRKEYCMYYNRFGRCNRGERCPYIHDPEKVAVCTRFVRGTCKKTDGTCPFSHHVSKEKMPVCSYFLKGICSNSNCPYSHVYVSRKAEVCSDFLKGYCPLGAKCKKKHTLLCPDFARRGACPRGAQCQLLHRTQKRHSRRAATSPAPGPSDAAARSRASASHGPRKPSAAQRPIRQTPSSPALTAAALAAPPRSPGGSASPSSLKASSSSCSSSSSSPPASLDHEAPSLQEAALAAARSNRLCKLPSFISLQSSPSPGAQPRVRAPRAPLTKDSGKPLHIKPRL
- the ZC3H3 gene encoding zinc finger CCCH domain-containing protein 3 isoform X3 is translated as MEEKEILRRQIRLLQGLIDDYKTLHGNAPAPGTPTASGWQPPTYHSGRAFSARYPRPSRRGYSSHHGPSWRKKYSLVNRPPGPSDPPADPAVRPLHGARGGQAPVPQQHILGRQVQLSQGQNVVIKVKPPSKSGSASASGAQRGSLEEYEDTPWSDQRPREGEGEPPRGQLQPSRPARIRGTCNVEDPLLVCQKEAGKPRVVKSVGSVGDSPREPRRTVSESVIAIKASFPSSALPPRAGVAPGRKLGSHSVASCAPQLLGDRRVDAGHADQPVPSGSVVGPARLASGPRQAREASLVVTCRTNKFRKNNYKWVAASAKSPRAARRALSPRVAAENVCKVPAGTANKVEKPQLIADPEPKPRKPATSSKPGSAPSKYKWKASSPSASSSSSFRWQSEAGSKDHASQLSPVLSRSPPGDRPAVGLSGLKPVSGETPLSAYKVKSRTKIIRRRGSTSLPGDKKGSPAPATTAKSHLSLRRRQALRGKSSPVLKKTPNKGLVQVTTHRLCRLPPSRAHLTTKEASSLRAVQMPPTSKVIKTRYRIVKKTPASPLSAPPFPLSLPSWRARRLSLSRSLVLNRLRPVASGGGKAQPGSPRWRSKGYRCIGGVLYKVSANKLSKTSGQPGDAGSKPLLRTGRLDPAGSCSRSLASRAVQRSLAIIRQARQRREKRKEYCMYYNRFGRCNRGERCPYIHDPEKVAVCTRFVRGTCKKTDGTCPFSHHVSKEKMPVCSYFLKGICSNSNCPYSHVYVSRKAEVCSDFLKGYCPLGAKCKKKHTLLCPDFARRGACPRGAQCQLLHRTQKRHSRRAATSPAPGPSDAAARSRASASHGPRKPSAAQRPIRQTPSSPALTAAALAAPPRSPGGSASPSSLKASSSSCSSSSSSPPASLDHEAPSLQEAALAAARSNRLCKLPSFISLQSSPSPGAQPRVRAPRAPLTKDSGKPLHIKPRL